The Streptomyces venezuelae genomic interval CTGGCCGGGCGTGAGCTCGCCGGTGGCGACGCCGGTGACCCGGGAGACCAGCTCATGGGCCTCGTCGACGATCAGCACCTCGTGCTGCGGGAGCACCGGAGCGCCCTCGATGGCGTCGATGGCGAGCAGCGCGTGATTGGTCACGACGACGTCGGCGAGCTTCGCCCGCTCACGGGCCGCCTCGGCGAAGCACTCCGCGCCGTACGCGCACTTGCTCGCGCCCAGGCACTCCCTGGAGGAGACCGAGACCTGGGACCAGGCCTTGTCGGATACGCCCGGGGTCAGGTCGTCCCGGTCGCCCGTCTCCGTCTCGTCGGACCAGTCACGCAGGCGCAGCAGGTCCTGGCCCAGCTTGCTGGAGGGGGCGGCCGCCTCGAAGGGGTCGAAGAGGCCGTCCTCCTCGTCCTGCGGGACGCCTTCGTGGAGCCGGTGCAGGCAGAGGTAGTTCGACCGGCCCTTGAGCATGGCGAACTGCGGGCGGCGGCGCAGCTGCGGATGCAGCGCGTCGACCGTCCGGGGAAGGTCGCGCTCGACGAGCTGGCGCTGGAGCGCCAGTGTGGCGGTGGCGACCACGACCCGCTCCCCCTGGGCCAGCGCCGGCACGAGATAGCCGAGCGACTTGCCCGTGCCCGTTCCGGCCTGGACGAGGAGGTGGGAATTGTCGTCGATGGCCTCGGCAACGGCCTCGGCCATGGTGACCTGGCCGGGGCGCTCCGTGCCGCCGACGGCGGAGACGGCGGCGTGGAGGAGGTCGGGGAGGGATGGCTTCGTCATAGCGCTTCCAGCCTACGGGGCGGCACTGACAGCCCGGTCACACGCACGCTTCACGCGAGTGGGTTGGGGACGGTCCCGTGGACGGCCGCGTGCGGGCGCTCGGGCCGGTCGCGGTAGCCGTCCAGGTGCAGACGGTTGCGGTTGAGGCAGAGCCGCTCGATCCGGGGCGTGAGGAGGTCGAAGAGCTCGAACCGTTCCTTCAGCTCGGGGAAGCGTGCCTGGTGGCGCAGGATCTCCGCGCGGACGAGGGCCCAGAATTCCGTCTCGGGGACCGCGAGTTGTTCCTCGCAGAGCGGCGCCAGGTAGCGGAAGACGCCGACGAAGAGCCCCGATTGGATGAACTGGGTGAGGAAGTCGGGTTCCTCGGTGAGCAGCACCGCGCGGACGTCGTCCGGCATGGCGTCGTGCTCGGGGAGCGGCTGGGCGCTGATGTTCACGTCGTCGACGAAGTCCTTGATCGCCAGGCGTACGGGGACGTCCTGTCCGTCGCAGACGACGATCGCGTTCTCGCCGTGCGGCGAGAAGACCGTGCCGTACCGGTAGAGGAAGTGCAGCAGCGGGGGCAGCAGGGCGCCGAAGAGGTGCTGGAGCCAGACGGCGGGAGCGAGTCCCGACCGCTCGACGAGTTCCGCGACGAAGGCGCGGCCGTTCGGATCGGTGTGGAGGAGCGAGGCGAGGGTCCGGGCGCGCTCGTCGGGGGGCAGCCGGAGCGGCTCGCGCCAGATCGCACCGAGGAGTTCCTTGTACTGGTACGGGACTTCGGGGAGCCGGTCGTAGAGGGGGTGCTCCACGGTGACGGACGCGACCTCGCCGAGGAGGATCACTCCGCACTCGTCCCGCAGGAACGCGTCGCCGTCGCGCAGTCCGTGGACCCAGGCGGTCACGGCGGGGGCGGCGACGGTCCGGTCGGTGGGCAGTCCGCGCCAGACCAGCGTGTTGAGCACCGACAGCGGGAGTTTGACGGTGTGGCGGTCGGGTCGGCTGGTGTTGAGGAAGGTGCGGACGGACTGCTGGGGCAGACGGAGGTCGCCGTCGGCGAAGAGCGGGACGACGGTGCCGGCGGCCACGGCCGGGGCGTAGAGCGGGAGCAGGACCTCGTCCCACTGCCAGGGGTGGACGGGCAGCAGAAGGTAGCCGTCGGGTTCGTGGCCGCGGGCGGCGAGCTCGGCGCGGAAGGCGGCGTGGATCTCCGGGTCCAGTTCCTGGGTGTAGAGGCGGTCGGGGGTTTCGAGGCCTGCGACGCCCCGGTAGGCGGCGATGCGGTTGCTGACGGCGATCCACGGCAGTCGGGTGGCGCGGCGGGCCTCGGGGGCCCAGCGGGCGGCGTCGGTGGCGGAGAAGCCGATGCGGCCCTTGTTGAGGACGAGCCAGGGGTGGCCGGTCTGGTGGCCTTCGAGCTCGGCGTAGGACAGGTCGGCGAGCCGGTCGGCGGTGAGTGCCGTGCGGTCGAGATGGGCGTCGGCGGCGAGGGTGGCGGAGAGTTCACGGATGAGGTGACCGAGGGTGGCGCCGTCGAGCCGGAGGAGGTTGCGGGCGCGGACGAGGAAGTCGAGGGGGTCGGTCATGGGCCGGCCCTCGTGGCTGATCGAGTCGGCGT includes:
- a CDS encoding IucA/IucC family protein, whose translation is MSTSPAPHDSAQPGTPLATTPAPELLAPPELTSATWTRVSARLLAKALGEFAYEEIVEPVPAEDGEPDHHALTLDDGTTLTFRARRGAYGSWRVDADSISHEGRPMTDPLDFLVRARNLLRLDGATLGHLIRELSATLAADAHLDRTALTADRLADLSYAELEGHQTGHPWLVLNKGRIGFSATDAARWAPEARRATRLPWIAVSNRIAAYRGVAGLETPDRLYTQELDPEIHAAFRAELAARGHEPDGYLLLPVHPWQWDEVLLPLYAPAVAAGTVVPLFADGDLRLPQQSVRTFLNTSRPDRHTVKLPLSVLNTLVWRGLPTDRTVAAPAVTAWVHGLRDGDAFLRDECGVILLGEVASVTVEHPLYDRLPEVPYQYKELLGAIWREPLRLPPDERARTLASLLHTDPNGRAFVAELVERSGLAPAVWLQHLFGALLPPLLHFLYRYGTVFSPHGENAIVVCDGQDVPVRLAIKDFVDDVNISAQPLPEHDAMPDDVRAVLLTEEPDFLTQFIQSGLFVGVFRYLAPLCEEQLAVPETEFWALVRAEILRHQARFPELKERFELFDLLTPRIERLCLNRNRLHLDGYRDRPERPHAAVHGTVPNPLA